From Leptidea sinapis chromosome 3, ilLepSina1.1, whole genome shotgun sequence, a single genomic window includes:
- the LOC126979410 gene encoding exonuclease 3'-5' domain-containing protein 2 isoform X1 → MSDRQNKFLDISTIGFTFIVGYISIKLYRKLLRKKAKDSFKNLIVEMAEDEYSCWDIVTKLLEKCKQHNALGFDCEWVTKGSKRQPVSLLQLSTLDGYCGLFRLCKMKRIPEALKALLQDENIFKLGVVPADDAKYLANDYGVCVKSTLDIRHFVELCGYIPSGLATLSDSLLGVTLDKDWRIRCSDWSAEYLTQRQVMYAATDAHVAIKIFDKLINKLYYTGGPLYWLRIYKFDGFVRDMCWKYTDVSYKAKTKTKNKELGTGTKLKDPNDKLVFKKKQCSTSIAKPLYHNCYLEAPDGELLCTLEDKKAMWYVLKELADVIKESPLTVRLRFEPSGRSVGDVGRYYQAVKENKCVVCGESNFYTRKNVVPKEYRKHFPELMKEHSSHDVLLLCLVCHQRSNMYDQAVRQRLSRMCDAPLTASDYTQYNEDADCKKIRSAARALLYQSQKHVLPEDRRRELEEKLLAHYPQHSHITKELLEEAVQISVLVENPEYEAHGSKVVEYFMQHEGLLKLEELWREHFLSCMRPRYLPQLWSIKHNEDRMRVRLAEGRLSEEDMKLIGMRP, encoded by the exons ATGAGTGACCGCCAGAACAAATTCCTTGATATTTCGACGATTGGATTTACATTTATCGTTGGTTATATAAGCATTAAACTCTATAGAAAGTTGCTACGGAAGAAAGCAAAAGATTCTTTTAAAAATTTGATAGTTGAAATGGCGGAAGATGAGTACAGTTGTTGGGATATTGTAACAAAACTGCTGGA gaaATGTAAACAACACAATGCCTTAGGGTTTGATTGTGAATGGGTGACTAAGGGAAGTAAGAGACAACCTGtatctcttcttcaactttcTACACTGGACGGATATTGTGGACTGTTCAGACTTTGTAAAATGAAACGTATACCTGAAGCTTTGAAG GCATTATTACAAGatgaaaatatattcaaattggGTGTAGTGCCTGCAGATGATGCAAAATATTTAGCAAATGATTATGGAGTTTGTGTGAAGTCTACACTGGATATTCGACACTTCGTGGAGTTGTGTGGTTACATACCCAGTGGCCTAGCAACACTATCAGATTCATTGCTTGGTGTTACTTTGGATAAAGATTGGAGG ATTCGTTGTAGTGATTGGTCTGCTGAATATCTTACACAACGTCAAGTAATGTATGCCGCAACTGATGCTCATGTTGCAATCAAGATTTTCGATAaattaatcaataaattatattacaccGGAGGCCCTCTCTATTGGTTAAGAATTTATAAGTTTGATGGTTTCGTCCGTGACATGTGTTGGAAGTATACTGATGTCTCTTATAAGGCCAagacaaaaacaaaaaacaaagaaTTGGG GACAGGAACAAAACTAAAGGACCCAAATgataaattagtttttaaaaaaaaacagtgctCTACATCAATAGCTAAGCCCCTGTACCATAATTGCTACTTGGAAGCTCCCGATGGAGAGCTGCTTTGCACTTTGGAGGACAAAAAAGCAATGTG GTATGTGCTGAAAGAATTAGCTGATGTGATAAAGGAGTCACCTCTGACAGTGCGGCTCCGGTTTGAGCCGTCAGGACGGTCCGTAGGAGACGTGGGCAGATACTACCAGGCGGTGAAAGAGAACAAGTGCGTGGTGTGTGGCGAGAGCAACTTCTACACTCGGAAGAATGTCGTGCCCAAGGAGTACAGAAAACATTTTCCCG AATTAATGAAAGAGCACTCGTCGCACGACGTGCTGCTGCTCTGCCTGGTGTGTCACCAGCGCAGTAACATGTATGACCAGGCCGTGCGTCAGCGACTCAGCAGGATGTGCGACGCGCCGCTTACTGCCAGCGACTACACCCAGTACAACGAGGATGCGGACTGCAA AAAGATACGTTCAGCGGCGCGCGCGCTTCTATACCAATCGCAGAAGCATGTTCTCCCTGAGGACAGACGAAGAGAGTTGGAAGAAAAACTTCTCGCGCATTATCCTCAGCACAGCCACATCACAAAAGAATTGCTAGAAGAGGCTGTTCAAATATCTGTACT CGTAGAAAACCCGGAGTATGAGGCGCACGGGAGTAAGGTGGTAGAGTACTTCATGCAGCACGAGGGTCTGCTGAAGCTGGAGGAGTTGTGGAGGGAGCACTTCCTCAGTTGTATGCGGCCCCGGTACTTGCCACAGCTGTGGTCTATCAAACACAACGAAGACAG AATGCGTGTGCGCTTAGCAGAGGGGAGGTTGTCAGAGGAAGATATGAAATTAATTGGAATGAGaccttaa
- the LOC126979410 gene encoding exonuclease 3'-5' domain-containing protein 2 isoform X2 codes for MSDRQNKFLDISTIGFTFIVGYISIKLYRKLLRKKAKDSFKNLIVEMAEDEYSCWDIVTKLLEKCKQHNALGFDCEWVTKGSKRQPVSLLQLSTLDGYCGLFRLCKMKRIPEALKALLQDENIFKLGVVPADDAKYLANDYGVCVKSTLDIRHFVELCGYIPSGLATLSDSLLGVTLDKDWRIRCSDWSAEYLTQRQVMYAATDAHVAIKIFDKLINKLYYTGGPLYWLRIYKFDGFVRDMCWKYTDVSYKAKTKTKNKELGTGTKLKDPNDKLVFKKKQCSTSIAKPLYHNCYLEAPDGELLCTLEDKKAMWYVLKELADVIKESPLTVRLRFEPSGRSVGDVGRYYQAVKENKCVVCGESNFYTRKNVVPKEYRKHFPELMKEHSSHDVLLLCLVCHQRSNMYDQAVRQRLSRMCDAPLTASDYTQYNEDADCKYGIAASERYVQRRARFYTNRRSMFSLRTDEESWKKNFSRIILSTATSQKNC; via the exons ATGAGTGACCGCCAGAACAAATTCCTTGATATTTCGACGATTGGATTTACATTTATCGTTGGTTATATAAGCATTAAACTCTATAGAAAGTTGCTACGGAAGAAAGCAAAAGATTCTTTTAAAAATTTGATAGTTGAAATGGCGGAAGATGAGTACAGTTGTTGGGATATTGTAACAAAACTGCTGGA gaaATGTAAACAACACAATGCCTTAGGGTTTGATTGTGAATGGGTGACTAAGGGAAGTAAGAGACAACCTGtatctcttcttcaactttcTACACTGGACGGATATTGTGGACTGTTCAGACTTTGTAAAATGAAACGTATACCTGAAGCTTTGAAG GCATTATTACAAGatgaaaatatattcaaattggGTGTAGTGCCTGCAGATGATGCAAAATATTTAGCAAATGATTATGGAGTTTGTGTGAAGTCTACACTGGATATTCGACACTTCGTGGAGTTGTGTGGTTACATACCCAGTGGCCTAGCAACACTATCAGATTCATTGCTTGGTGTTACTTTGGATAAAGATTGGAGG ATTCGTTGTAGTGATTGGTCTGCTGAATATCTTACACAACGTCAAGTAATGTATGCCGCAACTGATGCTCATGTTGCAATCAAGATTTTCGATAaattaatcaataaattatattacaccGGAGGCCCTCTCTATTGGTTAAGAATTTATAAGTTTGATGGTTTCGTCCGTGACATGTGTTGGAAGTATACTGATGTCTCTTATAAGGCCAagacaaaaacaaaaaacaaagaaTTGGG GACAGGAACAAAACTAAAGGACCCAAATgataaattagtttttaaaaaaaaacagtgctCTACATCAATAGCTAAGCCCCTGTACCATAATTGCTACTTGGAAGCTCCCGATGGAGAGCTGCTTTGCACTTTGGAGGACAAAAAAGCAATGTG GTATGTGCTGAAAGAATTAGCTGATGTGATAAAGGAGTCACCTCTGACAGTGCGGCTCCGGTTTGAGCCGTCAGGACGGTCCGTAGGAGACGTGGGCAGATACTACCAGGCGGTGAAAGAGAACAAGTGCGTGGTGTGTGGCGAGAGCAACTTCTACACTCGGAAGAATGTCGTGCCCAAGGAGTACAGAAAACATTTTCCCG AATTAATGAAAGAGCACTCGTCGCACGACGTGCTGCTGCTCTGCCTGGTGTGTCACCAGCGCAGTAACATGTATGACCAGGCCGTGCGTCAGCGACTCAGCAGGATGTGCGACGCGCCGCTTACTGCCAGCGACTACACCCAGTACAACGAGGATGCGGACTGCAAGTATGGCATCGCCGCATCTG AAAGATACGTTCAGCGGCGCGCGCGCTTCTATACCAATCGCAGAAGCATGTTCTCCCTGAGGACAGACGAAGAGAGTTGGAAGAAAAACTTCTCGCGCATTATCCTCAGCACAGCCACATCACAAAAGAATTGCTAG
- the LOC126979410 gene encoding exonuclease 3'-5' domain-containing protein 2 isoform X3, which yields MSDRQNKFLDISTIGFTFIVGYISIKLYRKLLRKKAKDSFKNLIVEMAEDEYSCWDIVTKLLEKCKQHNALGFDCEWVTKGSKRQPVSLLQLSTLDGYCGLFRLCKMKRIPEALKALLQDENIFKLGVVPADDAKYLANDYGVCVKSTLDIRHFVELCGYIPSGLATLSDSLLGVTLDKDWRIRCSDWSAEYLTQRQVMYAATDAHVAIKIFDKLINKLYYTGGPLYWLRIYKFDGFVRDMCWKYTDVSYKAKTKTKNKELGTGTKLKDPNDKLVFKKKQCSTSIAKPLYHNCYLEAPDGELLCTLEDKKAMWYVLKELADVIKESPLTVRLRFEPSGRSVGDVGRYYQAVKENKCVVCGESNFYTRKNVVPKEYRKHFPELMKEHSSHDVLLLCLVCHQRSNMYDQAVRQRLSRMCDAPLTASDYTQYNEDADCKYVQRRARFYTNRRSMFSLRTDEESWKKNFSRIILSTATSQKNC from the exons ATGAGTGACCGCCAGAACAAATTCCTTGATATTTCGACGATTGGATTTACATTTATCGTTGGTTATATAAGCATTAAACTCTATAGAAAGTTGCTACGGAAGAAAGCAAAAGATTCTTTTAAAAATTTGATAGTTGAAATGGCGGAAGATGAGTACAGTTGTTGGGATATTGTAACAAAACTGCTGGA gaaATGTAAACAACACAATGCCTTAGGGTTTGATTGTGAATGGGTGACTAAGGGAAGTAAGAGACAACCTGtatctcttcttcaactttcTACACTGGACGGATATTGTGGACTGTTCAGACTTTGTAAAATGAAACGTATACCTGAAGCTTTGAAG GCATTATTACAAGatgaaaatatattcaaattggGTGTAGTGCCTGCAGATGATGCAAAATATTTAGCAAATGATTATGGAGTTTGTGTGAAGTCTACACTGGATATTCGACACTTCGTGGAGTTGTGTGGTTACATACCCAGTGGCCTAGCAACACTATCAGATTCATTGCTTGGTGTTACTTTGGATAAAGATTGGAGG ATTCGTTGTAGTGATTGGTCTGCTGAATATCTTACACAACGTCAAGTAATGTATGCCGCAACTGATGCTCATGTTGCAATCAAGATTTTCGATAaattaatcaataaattatattacaccGGAGGCCCTCTCTATTGGTTAAGAATTTATAAGTTTGATGGTTTCGTCCGTGACATGTGTTGGAAGTATACTGATGTCTCTTATAAGGCCAagacaaaaacaaaaaacaaagaaTTGGG GACAGGAACAAAACTAAAGGACCCAAATgataaattagtttttaaaaaaaaacagtgctCTACATCAATAGCTAAGCCCCTGTACCATAATTGCTACTTGGAAGCTCCCGATGGAGAGCTGCTTTGCACTTTGGAGGACAAAAAAGCAATGTG GTATGTGCTGAAAGAATTAGCTGATGTGATAAAGGAGTCACCTCTGACAGTGCGGCTCCGGTTTGAGCCGTCAGGACGGTCCGTAGGAGACGTGGGCAGATACTACCAGGCGGTGAAAGAGAACAAGTGCGTGGTGTGTGGCGAGAGCAACTTCTACACTCGGAAGAATGTCGTGCCCAAGGAGTACAGAAAACATTTTCCCG AATTAATGAAAGAGCACTCGTCGCACGACGTGCTGCTGCTCTGCCTGGTGTGTCACCAGCGCAGTAACATGTATGACCAGGCCGTGCGTCAGCGACTCAGCAGGATGTGCGACGCGCCGCTTACTGCCAGCGACTACACCCAGTACAACGAGGATGCGGACTGCAA ATACGTTCAGCGGCGCGCGCGCTTCTATACCAATCGCAGAAGCATGTTCTCCCTGAGGACAGACGAAGAGAGTTGGAAGAAAAACTTCTCGCGCATTATCCTCAGCACAGCCACATCACAAAAGAATTGCTAG
- the LOC126979410 gene encoding exonuclease 3'-5' domain-containing protein 2 isoform X4 — MSDRQNKFLDISTIGFTFIVGYISIKLYRKLLRKKAKDSFKNLIVEMAEDEYSCWDIVTKLLEKCKQHNALGFDCEWVTKGSKRQPVSLLQLSTLDGYCGLFRLCKMKRIPEALKALLQDENIFKLGVVPADDAKYLANDYGVCVKSTLDIRHFVELCGYIPSGLATLSDSLLGVTLDKDWRIRCSDWSAEYLTQRQVMYAATDAHVAIKIFDKLINKLYYTGGPLYWLRIYKFDGFVRDMCWKYTDVSYKAKTKTKNKELGTGTKLKDPNDKLVFKKKQCSTSIAKPLYHNCYLEAPDGELLCTLEDKKAMWYVLKELADVIKESPLTVRLRFEPSGRSVGDVGRYYQAVKENKCVVCGESNFYTRKNVVPKEYRKHFPERYVQRRARFYTNRRSMFSLRTDEESWKKNFSRIILSTATSQKNC; from the exons ATGAGTGACCGCCAGAACAAATTCCTTGATATTTCGACGATTGGATTTACATTTATCGTTGGTTATATAAGCATTAAACTCTATAGAAAGTTGCTACGGAAGAAAGCAAAAGATTCTTTTAAAAATTTGATAGTTGAAATGGCGGAAGATGAGTACAGTTGTTGGGATATTGTAACAAAACTGCTGGA gaaATGTAAACAACACAATGCCTTAGGGTTTGATTGTGAATGGGTGACTAAGGGAAGTAAGAGACAACCTGtatctcttcttcaactttcTACACTGGACGGATATTGTGGACTGTTCAGACTTTGTAAAATGAAACGTATACCTGAAGCTTTGAAG GCATTATTACAAGatgaaaatatattcaaattggGTGTAGTGCCTGCAGATGATGCAAAATATTTAGCAAATGATTATGGAGTTTGTGTGAAGTCTACACTGGATATTCGACACTTCGTGGAGTTGTGTGGTTACATACCCAGTGGCCTAGCAACACTATCAGATTCATTGCTTGGTGTTACTTTGGATAAAGATTGGAGG ATTCGTTGTAGTGATTGGTCTGCTGAATATCTTACACAACGTCAAGTAATGTATGCCGCAACTGATGCTCATGTTGCAATCAAGATTTTCGATAaattaatcaataaattatattacaccGGAGGCCCTCTCTATTGGTTAAGAATTTATAAGTTTGATGGTTTCGTCCGTGACATGTGTTGGAAGTATACTGATGTCTCTTATAAGGCCAagacaaaaacaaaaaacaaagaaTTGGG GACAGGAACAAAACTAAAGGACCCAAATgataaattagtttttaaaaaaaaacagtgctCTACATCAATAGCTAAGCCCCTGTACCATAATTGCTACTTGGAAGCTCCCGATGGAGAGCTGCTTTGCACTTTGGAGGACAAAAAAGCAATGTG GTATGTGCTGAAAGAATTAGCTGATGTGATAAAGGAGTCACCTCTGACAGTGCGGCTCCGGTTTGAGCCGTCAGGACGGTCCGTAGGAGACGTGGGCAGATACTACCAGGCGGTGAAAGAGAACAAGTGCGTGGTGTGTGGCGAGAGCAACTTCTACACTCGGAAGAATGTCGTGCCCAAGGAGTACAGAAAACATTTTCCCG AAAGATACGTTCAGCGGCGCGCGCGCTTCTATACCAATCGCAGAAGCATGTTCTCCCTGAGGACAGACGAAGAGAGTTGGAAGAAAAACTTCTCGCGCATTATCCTCAGCACAGCCACATCACAAAAGAATTGCTAG